One Ricinus communis isolate WT05 ecotype wild-type chromosome 7, ASM1957865v1, whole genome shotgun sequence genomic region harbors:
- the LOC8269110 gene encoding fasciclin-like arabinogalactan protein 6 has product MATTTLLPLTALILLLSLQAQAQNPAAPAPAPSGPLNVTGILDKNGQFTTFIRLLTSTQVATQLENQLNSTTEGFTVFAPTDNAFNNLKAGTLNDLSTQQQVQLVLAHITPKFYTLSNLLLVPNPVRTQATGQDGGVFGLNFTGQANQVNVSTGIVETQINNAIRQQFPLALYQVDKVLLPEELFGVKPPTASPAPPAKTSSGGSSKNDTVASEPSSDKGTSGGVRTNVALGFVIGLGLACMGVIS; this is encoded by the coding sequence ATGGCCACCACCACTCTCCTCCCTCTCACCGCCCTCAtccttcttctctctctccaaGCTCAGGCCCAGAACCCTGCAGCCCCAGCTCCGGCACCTTCCGGTCCGCTCAATGTCACCGGAATTCTTGACAAGAATGGTCAATTCACTACATTTATTCGCCTTTTAACCTCAACCCAAGTAGCAACCCAACTTGAGAACCAGCTCAACAGCACAACTGAAGGGTTTACTGTTTTTGCACCGACGGATAACGCCTTTAACAACCTTAAAGCTGGCACTCTAAATGACCTTTCTACTCAACAACAAGTTCAACTTGTTCTAGCTCACATCACACCTAAATTCTACACTTTGAGCAATCTTTTACTAGTTCCTAACCCAGTCAGGACTCAAGCTACTGGTCAAGATGGTGGTGTTTTTGGTCTGAACTTTACCGGCCAAGCCAACCAAGTTAATGTATCAACTGGCATTGTTGAGACTCAAATCAATAATGCTATTAGGCAGCAATTCCCTTTGGCACTTTACCAAGTTGACAAAGTTTTGTTGCCTGAGGAGTTGTTTGGAGTTAAACCACCAACAGCTTCTCCAGCACCGCCGGCTAAAACTTCTTCTGGTGGGTCCTCGAAGAACGACACTGTGGCTTCAGAGCCGTCGTCTGATAAAGGTACTTCAGGTGGTGTAAGGACAAATGTGGCTTTGGGATTTGTTATTGGGTTAGGATTGGCTTGCATGGGAGTTATTTCTTGA
- the LOC8269109 gene encoding MLO-like protein 12 yields MAKGNASLEHTPTWAISIVCLCFILISLILEAALHYLTEFLRKRKRKSLVRAFEKTETEMMTMGFISLLLTISEAPISEICVKEAVANSFHPCKDTGSHESSLSSATRSSSLSTDTTGETYCQAKGMVSLISREGVMQLKMFISVLAVFHVIYCLLTMFLGMAKMRKWKAWEEETQSLDYKIANDPRRFRLIRQTSFGRRHLKMWSDHPLLLWPVCFIRQFSGSASKADYFTLRNGFLLANVAEGSTFNFQKFLARAFDDDFELVVGVRLWIWMLCLLFIFFSAQEFYNYYWLPFFPLVLVLAVGTKLETIITKMCKETSKNNSVIRGTFLVKPSDEFFWFNHPKLLLYLLQLILIQNSFQLAFFTWAWYQYGLRSCFNQETEDIAIRIITGMVVQFLCGYVTLPIYALVTQMGSNVKRAVFTERVTKGLKNWHLKARHNLSKNLPTSAPLLAIMGPPIPDTREDEEQNNHRHIAARARLITSTPEITTEEASSMVFTRGPDDDDEISFASSWKNLDSSRACGEISSIFEEEEDEISVYIPIK; encoded by the exons ATGGCAAAAGGGAATGCCTCACTCGAGCATACACCAACATGGGCTATATCAATTGTTTGTTTGTGTTTCATTCTCATTTCTCTTATACTTGAAGCTGCTCTTCACTATCTCACTGAA TTTCtcaggaaaaggaaaagaaaatcactTGTTAGAGCCTTTGAAAAGACTGAAACAG AGATGATGACAATGGGTTTCATATCATTGCTTCTTACAATATCGGAAGCACCTATATCAGAGATCTGTGTAAAAGAAGCTGTAGCAAACTCCTTTCATCCATGTAAAGATACCGGGTCTCATGAGTCTTCTCTTTCATCTGCAACACGTAGTTCATCCCTTTCTACTGACACAACAGGTGAAACCTACTGTCAGGCAAAG GGAATGGTATCACTAATATCAAGGGAAGGAGTGATGCAGCTAAAAATGTTCATTTCTGTGTTAGCTGTGTTTCATGTTATCTACTGCTTATTAACTATGTTTCTTGGAATGGCAAAG ATGAGAAAATGGAAAGCATGGGAGGAAGAGACTCAATCCCTCGATTACAAGATTGCTAACG ATCCAAGGAGGTTTAGGCTCATCCGCCAAACATCTTTTGGTAGAAGACATTTAAAAATGTGGAGTGATCATCCTCTTTTGCTTTGGCCA GTATGTTTCATTCGACAGTTTAGTGGTTCAGCCTCGAAAGCTGATTACTTCACACTTCGCAATGGATTCCTCCTG GCTAATGTTGCCGAAGGCAGTACTTTCAACTTCCAGAAATTTCTTGCCAGAGcttttgatgatgattttGAGCTGGTGGTTGGTGTCAG ATTATGGATCTGGATGCTCTGCctactttttatattcttcagTGCACAAG AATTTTACAACTATTACTGGCTACCATTTTTCCCTCTAGTG CTTGTTCTAGCTGTTGGAACCAAGCTGGAAACAATAATTACCAAAATGTGCAAGGAGACTAGCAAGAATAATTCTGTGATTCGAGGTACTTTCCTTGTGAAGCCTAGCGatgaatttttctggtttaatCATCCTAAATTGCTGCTTTATCTCCTTCAACTTATCCTGATCCAG AACTCCTTTCAGTTGGCATTCTTTACCTGGGCATGG TATCAATATGGCCTAAGATCTTGCTTCAATCAAGAAACTGAAGATATAGCCATCAGGATTATAACAGGCATGGTTGTGCAATTCCTTTGCGGTTATGTGACTCTCCCAATCTACGCACTAGTCACTCAG ATGGGTTCTAACGTAAAGAGAGCAGTATTCACTGAAAGAGTAACAAAAGGGCTCAAGAATTGGCATTTGAAAGCAAGGCACAATCTTTCCAAGAATCTACCCACATCCGCCCCCTTATTAGCAATCATGGGACCTCCTATTCCTGATACTAGGGAAGATGAAGAGCAGAACAATCATAGGCATATTGCAGCCAGAGCTAGACTAATCACTTCTACACCAGAAATCACTACAGAGGAAGCTAGTTCCATGGTCTTCACCAGAGGtcctgatgatgatgatgaaatCTCCTTTGCAAGCAGTTGGAAAAATCTCGACAGCAGTAGAGCTTGTGGAGAAATTAGTTCAATCtttgaagaggaagaagatgaGATCTCAGTATATATTCCAATTAAATAG
- the LOC8269108 gene encoding uncharacterized protein LOC8269108: protein MARTNKYTSINFNHVYDKNLTTNNKNSASNTDPSKQPSGLYSTVSSPNTYKNHLSSSSSSSSRSHGRMLVLTRPTPKPISNIATTPPLSPSPQIKSTQSPDIQDQDRSEPDSNLISLRPSGRTGSSLCVSAQIQIPEKEVGAGKFVPPHLRPGFVGREERPGPEVVRGKDAAHRQQPQGYSGYGSGSPVQYGEDGRPKSGGGYDRMTRGGESDLNFINRPRSSGNRPNSSG from the exons ATGGCAAGAACCAACAAGTACacatcaattaattttaaccaTGTCTATGACAAAAACTTAAccactaataataaaaattcagcTTCTAACACCGACCCATCAAAACAACCTTCTGGTTTGTACTCAACAGTTTCATCTCCTAATACTTACAAAAAccacctttcttcttcttcttcttcttcttcacgcTCTCATGGCCGTATGCTGGTTCTGACGCGACCCACTCCCAAACCCATCTCTAACATCGCTACCACACCTCCTCTTTCACCTTCTCCGCAAATCAAATCGACCCAATCGCCTGATATTCAAGATCAAGATCGTTCTGAACCTGATTCGAACTTGATATCTCTTCGTCCTTCTGGTCGAACCGGATCCAGTTTGTGTGTTTCAGCTCAGATTCAGATACCGGAGAAGGAGGTGGGCGCCGGTAAGTTCGTGCCGCCGCATCTTAGACCGGGTTTTGTTGGGAGAGAGGAGAGGCCTGGACCGGAAGTTGTCAGAGGGAAGGATGCAGCTCATAGGCAACAGCCACAAGGTTATTCCGGTTACGGGTCCGGGTCTCCCGTTCAGTATGGGGAGGATGGGAGGCCTAAGTCAGGTGGTGGTTATGACAGGATGACAAGAGGTGGTGAGTCAGATCTGAATTTTATCAATCGACCTAGATCTAGTGGGAATCGACCCAATTCTAGTGGATG A